One segment of Leptospiraceae bacterium DNA contains the following:
- the der gene encoding ribosome biogenesis GTPase Der — MKKLPVVSIVGRQNVGKSTLFNCFVKQKVAITYDYPGVTRDVLSYEIDNESFIKPFTLSDTPGLDLENSNDLTSSIIEVSFNHLLNSDLIIFVIDRNEIVEYDSKLIKLFLMDKRFTTKNIICVINKSDNPENDFDLEYFYRLGLQEVIPISALGRRNLKLLFEKINFYLQKVRTGEKQNTDFSISIVGKPNSGKSSFLNSILGFNRAVVSEIPGTTRDTVHSIFKFEEHSLLIVDTAGIRKNSKSSEELEFYSYKRTLQSITDSDVIIHIIDATKGMGEYDKKIFAIIRESGKPVVLAVNKWDLIKDKDDNTFREYKKDLISRFYPASSIPVISISALQKQRVRKVLEECVKIFTKVNTKIPTAKINQKLTEWMSEGKMGLQAKKPPKILYATQVSTTPFKLLLFVNHVDLFKKPLLTFIKNRIVEEYELNGVQVELEIRSDRKKEKDYRD; from the coding sequence TTGAAAAAATTACCAGTAGTATCAATCGTTGGAAGACAAAATGTGGGTAAATCTACATTATTCAATTGTTTTGTAAAACAAAAAGTAGCAATTACTTATGATTATCCGGGAGTTACTCGGGATGTATTAAGTTATGAAATTGACAATGAAAGTTTCATTAAACCGTTTACACTTTCGGATACTCCGGGCCTTGACTTGGAAAATAGCAATGATTTGACATCGTCTATCATAGAAGTTAGTTTTAATCACTTATTAAATTCGGATTTAATTATTTTTGTAATCGATCGCAACGAGATTGTTGAATACGATAGTAAACTTATTAAACTATTTTTAATGGATAAACGTTTTACTACTAAAAATATTATTTGTGTAATAAATAAGTCTGACAATCCTGAGAATGATTTTGACTTAGAGTATTTTTATAGATTGGGGTTACAGGAAGTTATTCCCATATCTGCTCTAGGTAGAAGAAATTTAAAACTCTTGTTCGAGAAAATTAATTTTTACCTACAAAAAGTGAGAACAGGTGAAAAACAAAACACAGATTTTAGTATCAGCATTGTAGGAAAACCCAATTCTGGAAAGTCTAGTTTTTTAAATTCAATATTGGGTTTTAACAGAGCAGTCGTTAGTGAGATTCCCGGTACAACTCGTGACACAGTTCATAGTATTTTTAAATTTGAAGAACATAGTTTGCTCATTGTAGATACGGCAGGTATTCGGAAAAATAGTAAATCAAGTGAGGAATTAGAGTTTTACTCTTATAAAAGAACTCTGCAATCGATAACCGATTCCGATGTAATTATTCATATCATTGATGCAACTAAAGGAATGGGAGAGTATGATAAAAAAATATTTGCTATTATCCGCGAAAGTGGTAAACCTGTAGTACTAGCTGTTAACAAATGGGATTTAATCAAGGACAAAGATGATAATACATTTAGAGAATACAAAAAGGATTTAATTTCAAGATTTTATCCCGCATCTTCTATTCCTGTTATCAGTATAAGTGCCTTACAAAAACAAAGAGTAAGAAAAGTATTAGAGGAATGTGTTAAAATATTTACGAAAGTAAACACAAAAATTCCTACAGCAAAAATAAATCAAAAACTAACTGAATGGATGAGTGAAGGGAAAATGGGTCTACAGGCAAAGAAACCTCCTAAGATTTTATATGCTACTCAAGTTTCGACAACTCCGTTTAAGTTACTCTTATTTGTAAACCATGTAGATTTATTTAAGAAACCATTATTAACTTTTATCAAAAATAGAATTGTAGAAGAGTATGAGCTCAATGGTGTTCAAGTCGAATTAGAAATCAGATCGGATAGAAAAAAAGAAAAGGATTATCGGGATTAG
- the smpB gene encoding SsrA-binding protein SmpB, whose product MKPKEKEEKSGYKEIVVNKKARFDFELLEFLEVGIVLSGSEVKSLREKKANLTDAFAQVKNGELILQSFHITPYKNGGYANHPEVRPRKLLAHKKEIIKLEKQLKEKGLAIVAVKIYFNEKQFVKLQIATGKPKKLYDKRESLQKKEAKIEIDRAMKQRNRS is encoded by the coding sequence ATGAAACCAAAAGAAAAAGAAGAAAAATCAGGTTACAAAGAAATCGTAGTCAATAAAAAAGCAAGGTTTGACTTTGAACTTTTAGAATTTTTAGAAGTTGGTATTGTGCTCTCAGGATCAGAAGTAAAAAGTCTTCGGGAAAAAAAAGCGAATTTAACCGACGCATTTGCACAAGTAAAAAATGGAGAATTGATACTACAAAGTTTTCATATCACTCCGTATAAAAATGGAGGTTACGCGAATCATCCAGAAGTTCGTCCACGTAAACTCCTAGCACATAAAAAAGAAATTATAAAACTCGAAAAACAATTAAAAGAGAAAGGTTTAGCCATTGTAGCTGTAAAAATATATTTTAATGAAAAACAATTTGTTAAATTGCAAATAGCTACCGGAAAACCGAAAAAACTTTATGATAAACGAGAATCTCTACAAAAGAAAGAAGCAAAAATCGAAATCGACAGAGCTATGAAACAAAGGAATCGTTCTTGA